The Parvibaculaceae bacterium PLY_AMNH_Bact1 genome window below encodes:
- the uvrC gene encoding excinuclease ABC subunit UvrC (Derived by automated computational analysis using gene prediction method: Protein Homology. GO_component: GO:0009380 - excinuclease repair complex [Evidence IEA]; GO_function: GO:0009381 - excinuclease ABC activity [Evidence IEA]; GO_process: GO:0006289 - nucleotide-excision repair [Evidence IEA]): MSKDAMDSAADELHGAALIAEKVKTLPDSPGVYRMLKSNGDVLYVGKARSLKKRVTSYTKLAGHSNRIARMISSTEAMEFITTATETDALLLEANLIKQLKPRYNVLLRDDKSFPYILLTSDHDYPQVVKHRGSRSREGDYFGPFASAGSVTRTLNTLQRAFLLRSCTDSVFDVRTRPCLLYQIKRCSAPCTGEINKEDYAELVSESRDFLQGKSRRTQEHLAELMEAASTKLDFEGAAIYRDRIRALTNIQSHQGINPQSVTDADVFAIAEDSGQTCVQVFFFRGGQNWGNRAYFPRHEKGFTRAEVLDAFLAQFYDERPAPPKIFLSDDVPGRTLLGEALTIRAERRITVSVPQRGEKRELVDHALSNAKDALGRRLAESATQRKLLNELAEIFGLDTPPERIEVYDNSHIQGTNQVGGMIVAGPEGFQKNQYRKFNIKGDDIEPGDDYGMMRQVLTRRFTRLLKESAAAAEADGPDEASAKTADEKRANGWPDIILIDGGMGQLSVTMEVMTELGIDDVAVVSIAKGPDRNADRERFFMPGRDPFSLPEKSPALYFLQRLRDEAHRFAIGSHRTRRAKQAKSNPLDNVQGVGAARKRALLHHFGSAKAVSRAGLTDLNSVEGISEKVAKAVYDHFHGTPD; this comes from the coding sequence ATGAGCAAAGACGCCATGGATAGCGCGGCAGATGAGCTTCATGGCGCGGCTTTGATCGCTGAAAAGGTCAAAACCTTGCCTGACAGCCCCGGCGTCTATCGGATGCTGAAGAGCAACGGCGACGTCCTCTATGTCGGCAAGGCCCGCAGCTTGAAAAAGCGAGTAACGAGCTACACGAAGCTTGCTGGCCACTCCAATCGCATCGCCCGGATGATTTCGTCCACGGAGGCCATGGAATTTATCACCACGGCAACGGAGACAGACGCGCTCCTGCTTGAAGCCAATCTCATCAAGCAGCTAAAGCCCCGCTACAATGTCCTGCTGCGTGATGACAAGTCCTTCCCCTATATTCTGCTTACCTCTGATCATGACTATCCTCAGGTGGTGAAACATCGTGGCAGCCGCTCGCGAGAGGGCGACTATTTCGGCCCCTTCGCTTCCGCAGGCTCCGTCACCCGAACCCTGAACACGCTCCAGAGGGCTTTTCTGCTGCGCTCGTGCACTGATTCCGTGTTTGACGTCCGGACACGACCCTGCTTGCTCTATCAAATCAAACGCTGTTCTGCCCCCTGCACGGGTGAAATCAACAAAGAGGACTATGCCGAACTAGTCTCAGAATCTCGGGACTTCCTGCAGGGCAAAAGCCGCCGAACACAGGAACATCTGGCCGAGCTAATGGAAGCCGCCAGCACCAAACTGGATTTCGAAGGGGCCGCAATCTACCGCGACCGCATTCGCGCACTGACAAATATTCAGTCCCACCAGGGCATCAATCCACAATCAGTGACGGATGCAGACGTCTTCGCTATTGCCGAAGACAGCGGACAGACCTGCGTCCAGGTCTTCTTCTTCCGCGGCGGCCAGAACTGGGGCAACCGCGCTTACTTCCCGCGCCACGAGAAGGGGTTCACCCGTGCGGAGGTGCTCGATGCATTCCTCGCTCAGTTTTATGACGAGCGGCCTGCGCCACCGAAAATCTTCCTGAGCGACGATGTACCTGGACGCACGCTTTTGGGCGAAGCGCTCACCATCAGGGCAGAGCGGCGCATTACGGTCTCTGTGCCCCAGCGCGGCGAAAAGCGGGAACTCGTGGATCATGCGCTCAGCAATGCTAAAGATGCCTTGGGGCGTCGCCTTGCCGAGTCCGCCACCCAACGCAAGCTTCTAAATGAACTGGCAGAGATATTCGGTCTCGACACTCCGCCAGAACGCATCGAAGTCTACGATAACAGCCACATTCAGGGCACGAACCAGGTCGGTGGGATGATTGTCGCCGGGCCTGAAGGTTTCCAGAAAAACCAGTACCGCAAGTTCAACATCAAGGGAGACGACATTGAGCCCGGCGATGATTATGGAATGATGCGCCAGGTACTCACGCGACGCTTTACACGTCTCCTCAAAGAAAGCGCGGCCGCCGCCGAAGCAGACGGCCCTGACGAGGCGTCAGCAAAAACTGCCGATGAAAAACGTGCCAATGGCTGGCCAGACATCATCCTGATTGACGGCGGCATGGGACAACTCTCCGTTACGATGGAAGTCATGACCGAACTGGGTATCGACGACGTGGCAGTCGTGTCTATTGCTAAAGGACCAGACCGGAATGCGGACCGCGAGCGCTTTTTCATGCCCGGTCGGGACCCATTCTCCTTGCCGGAGAAAAGTCCCGCTCTCTATTTCCTGCAAAGGCTCCGCGACGAGGCACACCGGTTTGCCATCGGCTCTCACCGCACCAGACGGGCCAAACAAGCCAAGTCAAACCCGCTCGACAATGTGCAGGGTGTAGGGGCTGCCCGTAAACGCGCTCTGCTCCACCATTTCGGGTCTGCCAAAGCCGTGTCACGGGCTGGCCTCACGGATCTCAATTCCGTCGAGGGTATCTCTGAAAAAGTCGCCAAAGCAGTCTATGATCATTTCCACGGGACACCCGATTGA
- the pgsA gene encoding CDP-diacylglycerol--glycerol-3-phosphate 3-phosphatidyltransferase (Derived by automated computational analysis using gene prediction method: Protein Homology. GO_function: GO:0008444 - CDP-diacylglycerol-glycerol-3-phosphate 3-phosphatidyltransferase activity [Evidence IEA]; GO_process: GO:0008654 - phospholipid biosynthetic process [Evidence IEA]) — protein MTETQSSKLDRRTAVLTSLPNMLTYARILMVPALVAGFYLDGPAANWTTLGIFILAAVTDYFDGYFARAWEQTSNLGRMLDPIADKLLVSAALFMLIANDTISWGSVLAAIIILSREILVSGLREFLAQVRVSVPVSQLAKWKTAIQMIAIAFLLAGDAGEAILPGTQQVGIWLLWIAAGLTLYTGYDYFRGGLRHVIEDDAKSAD, from the coding sequence ATGACGGAAACACAGAGCAGCAAACTGGACCGCCGAACGGCCGTTCTGACGAGTTTGCCTAACATGCTGACCTATGCCCGCATCCTTATGGTGCCAGCACTGGTTGCAGGGTTTTACCTGGACGGGCCAGCCGCCAACTGGACAACCCTTGGCATCTTCATCCTCGCGGCAGTTACGGACTATTTTGATGGCTACTTCGCACGCGCCTGGGAGCAGACGTCAAACCTCGGCCGCATGTTGGATCCAATTGCAGATAAGCTACTGGTCTCCGCAGCACTCTTCATGCTGATTGCCAATGACACCATCAGCTGGGGCTCTGTCCTCGCCGCCATCATCATTCTGAGCCGTGAGATATTGGTCTCAGGCCTCCGAGAGTTTCTGGCACAAGTCCGAGTGAGCGTTCCCGTCAGCCAACTGGCAAAATGGAAGACAGCGATCCAGATGATCGCAATCGCCTTTTTGCTGGCCGGCGACGCAGGCGAAGCAATCTTGCCTGGTACTCAACAGGTCGGCATTTGGCTCCTTTGGATTGCGGCAGGCCTCACCCTATATACAGGCTACGACTATTTCAGAGGCGGGCTCCGTCACGTCATTGAAGATGATGCCAAGTCCGCTGATTAG
- a CDS encoding MoaD/ThiS family protein (Derived by automated computational analysis using gene prediction method: Protein Homology.), with protein sequence MKVLYFAWFRDRIGMAEEEIELTGANKLTVRDFIRDLSGRGEGYATAFEDMDVVHVALDMQEVDHDTLVGGASEIAFYPPFTGG encoded by the coding sequence ATGAAAGTCCTCTATTTCGCGTGGTTTCGAGACCGCATCGGCATGGCCGAAGAAGAAATCGAATTGACCGGAGCCAACAAACTCACCGTGCGGGATTTTATTCGTGACCTTTCTGGTCGGGGCGAGGGATACGCCACTGCATTTGAAGATATGGACGTCGTTCATGTCGCCCTCGACATGCAGGAAGTGGATCACGACACATTGGTCGGCGGCGCGTCCGAAATTGCCTTCTACCCGCCTTTCACAGGGGGGTGA
- the moaE gene encoding molybdopterin synthase catalytic subunit MoaE (Derived by automated computational analysis using gene prediction method: Protein Homology. GO_process: GO:0006777 - Mo-molybdopterin cofactor biosynthetic process [Evidence IEA]), which translates to MVSVQTGDFDPGAEMDKLVAGRTDIGASVSFVGYMRSRNEDRDVETMTLEHYPGMAEKALSEIEKEAHKRWPLQASTIIHRVGPLKPGDRIVLVITASAHRQAAFEAAEFLMDWLKTKAPFWKKESGPDGDSWVSSRSTDEDAAQRWTAPAKSK; encoded by the coding sequence ATGGTCAGCGTACAAACGGGTGATTTCGATCCCGGCGCCGAGATGGACAAGCTTGTTGCCGGTCGGACCGACATCGGCGCATCGGTGAGTTTTGTGGGATATATGCGCTCCCGCAACGAAGATCGCGACGTCGAAACCATGACCTTGGAGCACTATCCGGGAATGGCGGAAAAAGCGTTGAGCGAGATTGAGAAAGAAGCACACAAGCGGTGGCCCCTACAGGCAAGCACCATTATCCACCGGGTCGGGCCACTGAAACCCGGCGACAGAATTGTCTTGGTCATCACAGCTTCCGCCCATCGTCAGGCGGCTTTTGAAGCTGCGGAGTTTTTGATGGACTGGCTGAAAACCAAAGCTCCCTTTTGGAAGAAAGAGTCCGGCCCAGACGGCGATAGTTGGGTGTCCTCACGAAGCACAGACGAAGACGCCGCCCAAAGATGGACGGCGCCAGCTAAATCCAAATAA
- a CDS encoding branched-chain amino acid aminotransferase (Derived by automated computational analysis using gene prediction method: Protein Homology. GO_function: GO:0004084 - branched-chain-amino-acid transaminase activity [Evidence IEA]; GO_process: GO:0009081 - branched-chain amino acid metabolic process [Evidence IEA]) — protein sequence MADIPFDKRDGFIWFNGDLVPWTDAKVHVLTHGLHYASCVFEGERVYGGEIFKLREHTERLFKSAEILGFEIPYSIEEIDDACRKAVAAQGIVDGYVRPVAWRGSEMMAVSAQKNKIHVAVASWEWPSYFDPELRFKGIRADIAQYRRPSPETAPCDSKAAGLYMICTVSKHAAEAKGYADALMMDYRGYVAEMTGANVFFVKDGVLHTPTPDCFLDGITRRTVIDLARKRGYEIVERHIKEEELGDFSECFITGTAVEVTAVAEIGPYTYTPSTITKTLMDDYSAEVQPKVSAA from the coding sequence ATGGCGGATATTCCATTTGATAAGCGAGACGGCTTTATCTGGTTCAACGGTGACCTCGTTCCATGGACGGATGCGAAGGTGCACGTCCTGACCCACGGGCTTCATTATGCCAGCTGCGTCTTTGAAGGCGAGCGGGTTTATGGCGGCGAGATTTTCAAACTGCGTGAACATACCGAACGGCTTTTTAAGTCGGCTGAAATTCTTGGGTTTGAGATTCCCTACAGCATAGAGGAAATCGACGACGCATGTCGGAAAGCTGTCGCTGCGCAGGGCATTGTGGATGGATATGTTCGCCCTGTGGCCTGGCGTGGCAGTGAAATGATGGCGGTCTCTGCACAGAAGAACAAAATTCATGTGGCCGTGGCGTCCTGGGAGTGGCCATCCTATTTCGACCCGGAACTTCGGTTTAAAGGTATTCGGGCTGACATTGCTCAATATCGCCGACCTTCGCCTGAGACTGCGCCTTGCGATTCAAAGGCCGCAGGTCTCTATATGATTTGTACTGTTTCTAAACATGCAGCAGAAGCCAAGGGTTATGCGGATGCGTTGATGATGGACTATCGCGGTTATGTGGCTGAAATGACCGGCGCAAACGTGTTTTTTGTCAAAGACGGAGTCTTGCACACGCCAACGCCTGATTGCTTCCTGGATGGGATCACCCGTCGCACGGTGATTGATCTGGCTCGCAAACGTGGCTACGAGATTGTTGAGCGCCACATCAAGGAAGAAGAGCTGGGTGATTTCAGTGAGTGCTTCATTACAGGCACAGCCGTTGAAGTGACGGCGGTTGCGGAAATCGGGCCCTACACCTACACGCCATCGACGATCACAAAAACACTGATGGATGATTATTCAGCGGAGGTGCAGCCGAAGGTCAGCGCTGCGTAA
- a CDS encoding MarR family transcriptional regulator (Derived by automated computational analysis using gene prediction method: Protein Homology. GO_function: GO:0003700 - DNA-binding transcription factor activity [Evidence IEA]; GO_process: GO:0006355 - regulation of DNA-templated transcription [Evidence IEA]) has product MADIKISTQASRSDHTSADSAENLAEKEALIQAIELLFFAYRDFVSDPDAILEADGLGRAHHRVVHFVGRNPGITVAELLGILRITKQSLARVLRELIERELIEQKTGTRDRRQRHLHLTDAGTNLERRLAVPQHARVAKAIADAGPEAAGAWKKILLNLVNEDERTAVETLITNGEVP; this is encoded by the coding sequence ATGGCTGACATAAAAATATCTACCCAGGCTTCAAGATCAGACCACACATCCGCGGATTCCGCAGAGAATCTGGCCGAAAAAGAGGCTCTCATTCAGGCAATCGAACTTCTGTTCTTTGCCTATCGGGACTTTGTGAGCGACCCTGATGCGATTCTAGAAGCTGACGGTTTGGGCCGAGCCCATCACCGCGTGGTCCATTTTGTGGGCCGCAATCCCGGCATCACCGTCGCAGAGCTTCTGGGGATCTTACGGATCACCAAACAGAGCCTGGCCCGCGTCTTAAGAGAACTCATTGAGCGAGAACTCATCGAACAAAAGACCGGAACGCGCGATCGCAGGCAGCGCCACCTTCACCTCACCGACGCTGGCACCAATCTCGAACGTCGCCTCGCCGTTCCACAGCACGCCCGCGTGGCAAAGGCAATTGCAGATGCTGGACCAGAGGCAGCAGGCGCGTGGAAAAAAATCCTGCTCAATCTTGTCAACGAAGACGAGCGCACGGCAGTCGAGACCCTTATCACGAATGGCGAGGTGCCTTAA
- a CDS encoding response regulator transcription factor (Derived by automated computational analysis using gene prediction method: Protein Homology.), whose protein sequence is MSLATSEAPAAPFDEETPHILVVDDDRRIRELLKKYLSENGYRISTAESASEARARMEGIAFDLLVLDVMMPGETGLELTKSLRLDSSIPILLLTARAETEHRIEGFEGGADDYLPKPFEPRELLLRIGTILRRTVPEKTDTSQVRLGACRFDRERGELWRDGNLVRLTDREIQMMHLFASRPNETLSRTLLRNDEAGTERAIDVQINRLRRKIEKDPKNPIYLQTIRGLGYVLKPD, encoded by the coding sequence ATGTCCCTCGCTACCTCAGAAGCCCCCGCAGCACCATTTGATGAAGAGACACCGCATATTCTGGTTGTCGATGATGACCGTCGCATCCGCGAACTGCTGAAAAAATATCTGAGTGAAAATGGCTATCGCATCTCAACTGCTGAGAGTGCTTCCGAAGCGCGGGCGCGCATGGAGGGCATAGCGTTTGACCTTCTCGTACTTGATGTGATGATGCCTGGAGAGACAGGTCTGGAGCTCACCAAATCACTTCGGCTGGATTCGTCTATCCCTATTCTACTTTTGACAGCCCGCGCCGAAACAGAACATCGAATTGAGGGATTTGAAGGCGGTGCAGATGATTATCTGCCAAAGCCCTTCGAGCCACGGGAATTACTGCTGCGCATCGGCACCATTCTCCGACGCACCGTGCCGGAAAAAACGGATACAAGTCAGGTCCGCCTTGGCGCCTGCCGGTTTGATCGAGAAAGGGGCGAGCTCTGGCGCGATGGTAATCTTGTCCGTCTGACAGACCGTGAGATCCAGATGATGCATCTCTTTGCCAGCCGTCCGAATGAAACACTGTCCCGCACACTCTTAAGAAACGACGAGGCCGGCACGGAGCGGGCAATTGATGTGCAGATCAACCGCCTTCGACGAAAAATTGAGAAAGACCCGAAAAACCCGATTTATCTCCAAACCATCCGCGGTCTGGGATACGTTTTGAAACCCGATTGA
- a CDS encoding ATP-binding protein (Derived by automated computational analysis using gene prediction method: Protein Homology.) has product MSGVDIQDEQHTARTDRTGAANAEQKHHAGRGIHPFRILKKLMPRGLYGRSLIIIVAPMVLLQVVVTYVFLERHWQMVTEKLTSAVVSDIALLLEANATFPEGNASAPQLTALAWEQLEMSVSFRPGESLPTESRNPGFSLLDQSLRSELDERIGKPFWLDTVSYPDYVDIRIQTAGGVMRVLPLRSRVYATNSHIFLVWMAGASLLLIAIAILFLRNQIRPIERLAVAAESFGKGRHSGSFKPSGALEVRRAAAAFLDMRERIQRQIDQRTTMLAGVSHDLRTPLTRFKLQIALMGNNPEVDELKSDVRDMEHMLEDYLAFARGEEGEEAQIVDLAGLLNEIRLDVQRHGHQIAVESEPGITLPLRRATFKRCLTNLTDNATRYADTVRLTLLSNEKSVTIAVDDNGEGIPDDQLEEVFRPFHRLDTARNLDNAGTGLGLAIARDIARSHGGDITLSKSALGGLRAEITLPH; this is encoded by the coding sequence ATGAGTGGCGTCGACATTCAGGATGAACAACATACCGCACGGACCGACCGCACGGGTGCAGCCAACGCCGAGCAAAAACATCATGCAGGCAGGGGCATCCATCCCTTTCGCATTTTGAAGAAGCTAATGCCTCGCGGCCTCTATGGCCGTTCCCTTATTATTATCGTCGCCCCTATGGTTTTGCTGCAGGTGGTTGTGACTTATGTGTTTCTGGAGCGCCATTGGCAGATGGTGACAGAAAAACTCACCAGTGCCGTTGTGAGCGACATCGCCTTGCTACTGGAGGCAAATGCGACATTCCCTGAAGGAAATGCCAGTGCGCCACAGCTAACAGCGCTTGCCTGGGAACAGCTGGAAATGAGTGTCTCTTTCCGACCAGGCGAAAGCCTGCCGACAGAATCACGGAACCCAGGCTTCTCACTCTTAGACCAATCACTGCGCAGTGAGTTGGACGAACGGATCGGCAAACCCTTTTGGCTCGATACTGTGTCTTATCCTGACTATGTGGACATTCGCATTCAGACAGCCGGCGGCGTAATGCGTGTCCTACCACTTCGCAGCCGGGTCTATGCCACAAACTCACATATCTTCCTTGTATGGATGGCAGGAGCATCGCTTCTGCTCATCGCCATCGCCATCTTGTTTTTGCGAAACCAGATCCGCCCAATTGAGCGGTTGGCCGTGGCAGCAGAAAGCTTCGGCAAAGGCCGACACTCCGGTTCCTTCAAACCGTCAGGAGCGCTTGAGGTCCGACGAGCCGCCGCTGCCTTCCTAGACATGCGCGAACGCATTCAGCGGCAGATTGATCAACGCACAACCATGCTTGCGGGCGTCAGTCATGACCTGCGGACACCACTCACCCGCTTCAAACTCCAGATTGCCCTGATGGGAAACAATCCTGAGGTGGATGAACTCAAGAGCGACGTTCGCGATATGGAACATATGCTCGAAGACTATTTGGCGTTTGCTCGCGGAGAAGAAGGCGAGGAAGCACAGATTGTTGACCTCGCAGGCCTCCTGAATGAAATCCGCTTAGACGTTCAACGTCATGGCCACCAGATCGCCGTTGAATCAGAACCGGGCATCACGCTGCCGCTCCGTCGAGCAACCTTCAAGCGGTGCCTGACCAACCTGACTGACAACGCTACCCGCTATGCAGACACCGTTCGTTTAACCCTCTTATCTAACGAAAAGTCGGTCACCATCGCCGTCGACGACAATGGGGAGGGCATTCCAGACGACCAATTGGAAGAAGTATTCCGGCCCTTCCATCGTCTGGACACAGCCCGCAATCTCGACAATGCCGGGACCGGCCTGGGCCTAGCCATTGCACGCGACATCGCAAGGTCTCATGGCGGCGATATCACGCTGTCAAAAAGTGCATTAGGTGGCCTGCGCGCGGAAATTACTCTGCCGCACTAG
- a CDS encoding helix-turn-helix domain containing protein (Derived by automated computational analysis using gene prediction method: Protein Homology.) — translation MAPRKTVEDKIIDAVLQLAAEEGWSRVSLSDVAQRAKVPLADLHGTFSGKRAILAAFSRRTDVRVLRAVDPEDQEGERPKDRLFDVLMLRFDELGPYKEGVRAISRDLVRDPFGILAGTRPALRSMHWMLEAASIDSGGVYGAVRARALGIVWLAAFRVWLDDEPGLGKTMSELDKRLQQSAALWGDTAAPEAQPHHASAAE, via the coding sequence GTGGCACCGCGAAAGACAGTAGAAGACAAGATTATTGATGCTGTGCTGCAGTTGGCTGCGGAAGAGGGGTGGAGTCGCGTATCTCTTTCTGATGTCGCTCAGCGGGCAAAGGTGCCCCTGGCTGATTTGCATGGCACATTCTCCGGCAAACGAGCGATCCTTGCCGCTTTTTCACGTCGAACGGACGTGCGGGTGCTCCGGGCTGTAGACCCGGAAGATCAGGAAGGTGAGCGTCCCAAGGACCGTCTTTTCGATGTGCTGATGCTGCGTTTTGATGAACTCGGCCCTTACAAAGAAGGCGTGAGGGCGATCTCTCGTGATCTGGTGCGAGACCCGTTCGGCATCCTCGCAGGAACGCGTCCTGCGCTCCGGTCAATGCACTGGATGCTGGAAGCGGCTTCTATCGATTCTGGCGGCGTGTATGGGGCAGTCCGGGCAAGAGCGCTGGGAATTGTCTGGCTCGCTGCTTTCCGGGTCTGGCTGGATGATGAGCCTGGCCTCGGCAAAACCATGTCAGAACTCGACAAGCGTCTTCAGCAATCAGCGGCGCTTTGGGGCGACACTGCAGCACCCGAAGCACAACCTCACCATGCTAGTGCGGCAGAGTAA
- the proC gene encoding pyrroline-5-carboxylate reductase (Derived by automated computational analysis using gene prediction method: Protein Homology. GO_function: GO:0004735 - pyrroline-5-carboxylate reductase activity [Evidence IEA]; GO_process: GO:0006561 - proline biosynthetic process [Evidence IEA]) codes for MLRFDDPLVLVGAGKMGGALLTGWLDQGLEPADVFLRDPTPPSEIAQLVAEKGLRLNLPLEEMEAAPRIVVLAVKPQIMDAVLPDLRPLVRPGTLFLSIAAGVDLERLDELLGGGAAIIRAMPNTPSSVGKGITAVVGNDLVTDADKTICDSLLSTVGDVVWLGAESQMDAVTALSGSGPAYVFALAETMTAAGEALGLEPDLAAQLARMTVAGAGAMLETLPEDASTLRQNVTSPGGTTAAALDVLLGQDGLAQLMRLGMTAARDRSRELSKQ; via the coding sequence ATGCTGCGTTTCGATGATCCGCTGGTGCTGGTTGGTGCCGGAAAAATGGGTGGAGCTCTTTTAACAGGGTGGCTCGATCAGGGGCTTGAGCCAGCAGATGTGTTCCTGCGAGATCCTACACCGCCCAGCGAAATTGCGCAGTTGGTGGCTGAGAAGGGGCTGCGTCTTAATCTGCCGTTGGAGGAGATGGAGGCTGCGCCGCGCATTGTGGTGCTCGCAGTTAAGCCGCAGATTATGGATGCTGTCCTGCCCGACCTTCGCCCGCTTGTGCGGCCCGGAACCCTCTTTCTATCAATCGCTGCTGGTGTTGATCTTGAGCGGCTTGACGAATTGCTGGGTGGTGGTGCTGCTATCATTCGCGCGATGCCCAATACACCTTCCTCCGTTGGCAAAGGAATTACTGCTGTCGTCGGGAATGATCTGGTTACCGACGCCGACAAGACTATCTGCGACAGCTTGCTGAGTACGGTGGGGGACGTTGTTTGGCTTGGTGCTGAAAGTCAGATGGATGCAGTGACGGCGCTCTCTGGGAGCGGGCCTGCTTATGTTTTTGCCCTAGCTGAGACAATGACGGCGGCTGGAGAAGCCCTGGGGCTGGAGCCAGACCTTGCTGCTCAGCTGGCGCGGATGACTGTCGCAGGCGCTGGCGCCATGCTTGAGACCTTGCCAGAGGATGCATCAACGCTGCGCCAGAATGTGACCTCGCCAGGGGGGACGACGGCGGCGGCCCTGGACGTGTTGTTGGGACAGGATGGGCTTGCCCAGCTTATGCGCTTAGGCATGACGGCCGCTCGGGACAGATCAAGGGAGCTCTCAAAGCAGTAA
- a CDS encoding YbjN domain-containing protein (Derived by automated computational analysis using gene prediction method: Protein Homology.), producing MKATMVPADYVDANPLDLLEQVADIRNWAFDRSHEQELNLALVGEWRDYQISLNWRDDFCGLHMASALDMRVPPEKRLAVRDLLGLINEQLWSGHFDMWSDDGTILFRDTLLLCGGAAATPEQCEALLHLAMEACDRYYPAFNFVIWAGRSPEEAIAAAMFETVGSA from the coding sequence ATGAAGGCGACCATGGTGCCTGCAGACTATGTCGACGCAAATCCACTCGATCTTCTGGAGCAAGTTGCTGATATTCGAAACTGGGCCTTCGATCGGTCTCACGAGCAGGAGCTTAATCTGGCGCTTGTGGGTGAGTGGCGGGACTATCAGATTTCACTGAATTGGCGGGATGATTTTTGCGGCCTGCACATGGCCAGTGCGCTGGACATGCGTGTGCCGCCGGAGAAACGTCTGGCAGTTCGGGATCTGCTTGGTCTGATCAATGAACAGCTTTGGTCCGGACATTTCGATATGTGGTCAGATGACGGGACGATCTTGTTTCGTGACACATTGCTCTTATGTGGTGGAGCGGCGGCGACGCCGGAACAGTGTGAAGCTTTGCTGCATCTGGCGATGGAGGCTTGTGATCGTTACTACCCTGCCTTCAATTTCGTTATCTGGGCCGGGCGAAGCCCCGAAGAGGCGATCGCTGCGGCGATGTTTGAGACTGTTGGGTCTGCCTGA